Proteins from one Triticum aestivum cultivar Chinese Spring chromosome 7A, IWGSC CS RefSeq v2.1, whole genome shotgun sequence genomic window:
- the LOC123148922 gene encoding auxin response factor 18: MITFVDSAAGERERGDGPRCLDPQLWHACAGGMVQMPPPGSRVYYFPQGHAEHAQGQAGAVDFPPGARLQALVLCRVAAVRFMADPDTDEVFAKIRLVPARSQDAADADDAIAAAAAAQEDKPASFAKTLTQSDANNGGGFSVPRYCAETIFPRLDYSADPPVQTVLAKDVHGVVWKFRHIYRGTPRRHLLTTGWSSFVNQKKLVAGDSIVFMRTENGDLCVGIRRAKKGRIGGPELLPPPSPAAGGNYGGFSMFLRGEEDGGGNKMMGARGKARVRVRPEEVAEAANLAASGQPFDVLYYPRASTPEFCVRAAAVRAAMRTQWCPGMRFKMAFETEDSSRISWFMGTVSAVQVADPIRWPNSPWRLLQVTWDEPDLLQNVKRVSPWLVELVSNMPAIHLAPFSPPRKKLCVPFYPDLPADGQFPAPMFHGNPLGRRGGVGPMCYFPDGTPAGIQGARHAQFGIPLSDLHLNKLQSSLSPHGLHQVDHGGQPPRIAAGLIIGHPAARDDISCMLTIGSHQNNNNNKSDVKKASPQLMLFGKPILTEQQITLGNSGGFSPSAARKSSSEMSAEKSANNSDLPSPQSNQNGTTKNLSCGGVPLCQDNKVLDLGLDIGHCKIFMQSEDVGRTLDLTAVGSYEELYRRLSDMFGMEKAELMSHVFYRDAAGALKHTGDEPFSDFTKTARRLTILTDTSGDSSVAS; the protein is encoded by the exons atgatTACGTTCGTGGACTCGGCGGCGGGGGAGCGGGAGAGGGGGGACGGCCCGCGCTGCCTCGACCCGCAGCTCTGGCACGCCTGCGCCGGCGGCATGGTGCAGATGCCGCCGCCCGGCTCCAGGGTCTACTACTTCCCGCAGGGCCACGCGGAGCATGCGCAGGGCCAGGCCGGCGCCGTCGACTTCCCGCCCGGTGCCCGGCTGCAGGCGCTCGTCCTCTGCCGCGTCGCCGCCGTCCGCTTCATGGCCGATCCGGACACCGACGAGGTCTTCGCCAAGATCCGCCTCGTCCCCGCCCGGTCCCAGGAcgccgccgacgccgacgacgccattgccgccgccgccgcggcccaggAGGACAAGCCCGCCTCCTTCGCCAAGACGCTCACGCAGTCCGACGCCAACAACGGCGGCGGCTTCTCCGTGCCGCGCTACTGCGCCGAGACCATCTTCCCGCGGCTCGACTACTCCGCCGACCCGCCCGTCCAGACCGTGCTCGCCAAGGACGTGCACGGCGTCGTCTGGAAGTTCCGCCACATCTACCGCGGCACGCCGCGCCGCCACCTGCTCACCACGGGGTGGAGCTCCTTCGTCAACCAGAAGAAGCTCGTCGCCGGGGACTCCATCGTCTTCATGAGGACCGAGAACGGGGATCTCTGCGTCGGCATCCGCCGCGCCAAGAAGGGGCGCATCGGCGGCCCGGAGCTGCTGCCCCCGCcctcgccggcggcgggcggcaaTTACGGAGGGTTCTCCATGTTCCTCAGgggggaggaggacggcggcggcaacAAGATGATGGGGGCGAGGGGGAAGGCCAGGGTCAGGGTGCGGCCGGAGGAGGTCGCCGAGGCGGCCAATCTCGCCGCCAGCGGGCAGCCGTTCGACGTGCTCTACTACCCGAGGGCGAGCACGCCGGAGTTCTGCGTGAGGGCGGCCGCGGTCAGGGCGGCGATGCGCACCCAGTGGTGCCCCGGCATGAGGTTCAAGATGGCCTTCGAGACGGAGGACTCGTCCAGGATCAGCTGGTTCATGGGGACTGTGTCGGCCGTGCAGGTGGCCGACCCCATTCGATGGCCCAATTCACCTTGGAGACTTCTTCAG GTGACCTGGGATGAACCGGACCTGCTGCAGAATGTGAAGAGGGTGAGCCCATGGCTGGTTGAGCTGGTCTCAAACATGCCGGCCATTCACCTCGCTCCGTTCTCGCCGCCCCGGAAGAAGCTCTGCGTTCCGTTCTACCCCGACCTCCCGGCCGACGGCCAGTTTCCAGCCCCGATGTTCCACGGAAACCCACTCGGACGCCGCGGCGGCGTCGGTCCGATGTGCTATTTCCCGGACGGCACTCCTGCAGGCATACAGGGAGCCAGGCATGCTCAATTTGGTATACCTTTATCAGATCTCCACCTTAACAAACTGCAGTCGAGTCTGTCACCGCACGGGCTTCACCAGGTCGATCACGGCGGGCAGCCGCCGAGGATCGCCGCTGGGCTCATCATTGGTCACCCGGCTGCGCGAGACGACATCTCGTGCATGCTCACCATTGGCAGtcaccagaacaacaacaacaacaagtcagaTGTCAAGAAGGCTTCACCCCAGCTGATGCTCTTTGGGAAACCCATACTCACTGAGCAGCAGATCACTTTAGGTAACTCTGGGGGTTTCTCTCCATCTGCTGCTAGGAAGAGCTCCTCTGAAATGAGCGCCGAGAAGTCGGCGAATAACTCTGATCTTCCAAGCCCGCAAAGCAACCAGAACGGCACTACGAAGAACTTGTCCTGCGGAGGAGTTCCATTGTGCCAGGACAACAAGGTACTCGATCTCGGGCTGGATATCGGGCACTGCAAGATATTCATGCAATCAGAGGACGTCGGGCGCACGCTTGATCTCACCGCTGTTGGTTCTTATGAAGAGTTATATCGCCGGCTTTCTGACATGTTCGGCATGGAAAAAGCCGAGCTGATGAGCCATGTTTTCTACCGTGATGCAGCCGGGGCGCTCAAACACACTGGAGATGAACCTTTCAG CGACTTCACGAAGACGGCGCGTAGGCTGACGATACTTACGGACACGAGCGGCGACAGCAGCGTAGCGAGCTAA